The sequence CACTTTACTACATCTACCAAGGCAAGGTTATCAAGATTCGTTTTGGTGCCATTAACCACATTAGTGACGTGATTACTGATGACCTCACCAAAATGGGAGTTCAACTGTAATGCTAATCAAAGCCACCCTTCTTGGACTACTCACGATTCCAATGACGGCGAATGCGACTCTTGAACTTGACCTCAGTGGTCTGGGCAAAAAGCCCGTTGAGCAGAAAATCAGTGACACCAGTGGAAAAAGTGATGGTTCTATCATCGAAGAAGAAATCATTTCCAGCACCGTTTATTCAAGTAACGGCTCATATTCAAACCAAGAAGCAAAGCACGCAACCAGACGAAATATTGAAATGGTTAAACCTAAGGCAAAGCAACTGGTCATCGAAGAGAAAGAGCCCGTAGTGAACAACAAACCTTCTGCTCTGGCTTTCGTTGATGAGTTTCTTGGTATTGAACCTGTAAAGCCTTGGGAAAAAGGCACATTGGCTCAAAAAGAAATGAAACCCGGCGGTCCTGTACCTGAGTTCGACGTGTTCTCTGAAAAAGTCTTCGCTTACAAACAAGGTTCTGTAGGCGGCAGTGGTGTTGGTGGCGGCGGTTGCGGCTGTAACTAAACAAACAATACATCTATAAATCAATAATATAAGAACAAAATGAAAAGAATCCCAATTACGCTGCTAAGTGCAGCGGCAGTGGCTAACGTGGCATTAGCTGAAGACCATATCTCTGTTCATTACCTTAGCTATGAGGAATACGATGACAGAGTATCAGCCAATGACACCATGGTTTCGATTGAGAAAAGTATCGGCTTAGATTGGACACTCAACGCAGAGATAAGCTACGACAGTGTTTCCGGTGCCTCACCAGCGTGGGGACCAACGACACCTCCAGCTTCGAATGCCGATCAGATCAATCGCGCCCTAAAAACTCAGCAAGCGCAAAACAAAACCAACGAAGTGATTCGTGCTGGCTACGATCCTCATCGCAGCGGTTATGAAATCCAGAAGGTTGGTCTAGAAGACACCAGAAAATCGATCAGCTTGAGCGCGACCTATCGTGACACGTTACGTAACGAATGGACCTTAGGTGGCAACGCATCTCAAGAAGAAGATTATGAAAGCCTTGGCATTAACGCCAAAGGTTTGGTCTATGCCGATAGCACTAAAAACCGCTCTTACAGTCTAGGTGGCTCTGCCCTTTTCGATCAGACTCAAGCGTTCGGCAAATACTCATTGGCTTCATCAAACAGCCAGAGTTGGGAAGATATTTTTACTGGTAGTTTAGAAGCTGGTTTATCACAAACCTTCACGCCCAATCTATACAGCATTTTTACTGCTTACACTGGTTACCGCAGTGGCTATTTGAGCAATCACTATTTAACGGTTCTGCGTGAAGTCGATATCAATGACGACGGTAAAATCGATGATGATGAAGTGTTCTTGGGGCAAGATTCTCGACCGGATACGCGACTCTCTGGCGGTATTAATATCCAAGCCTTTTACTCATTGTCCGATAGCCTAAAAATCCGACCAAGATACAAATGGTTTATGGATGATTGGGGCGTAATGTCTCATCAGATAGGTGGAAAACTATCTTGGCGTGTGAGCGAATGGCTAACATTAGCACCGGGCTATTTCTGGTACACGCAAGATGCAGCTGATTTCTATCGCGACCCAAGTAGTGCCGATCCTTCATTTGCTTCATCAGGCTACGCAACTTCAGACCTGCGCTTAGGTAACTTCACCGCCAATGCTTATGAGCTGGGTGCGAGTATTAAGGTACACAAGAAATTACGTTTGAATGCGCTTGCGGCGTATTACGAACAGAGCAACGGTTTTGAAGCTCAATGGTGGGCGGTTGGAGCAACCTATGAGTTCTAACCAGCTCTTTGTGCATCGTTTTCATGCGATGACAGTACCTTGTGAAGTGCAAATCCTGTCGATTGATTTAGCGAACTTTCCAGAGGCAAGTACAAAAGAAATCGCCGATGAGATAGAGCAAAACACTCGCCGTTTAGAAGACAAATATAACTTCTACTGCGACGATTCGTGGCTAACACAATGCATTAATCAACGAACGTCATGTGATGTCGAACTCGACCCTGAATCTGCCGAAGTATTCCGACATCTCGACCGATTAAGTCAACTGACGTTCGATACCTTTGATACTACGGTCGGAAGCATCAAACATCTTTTAAAACAAAAACCGAAGATGTCGCACAGTCACGCCTTCCAAGCGCTGTCTTCTGCTCTGGGTAAGCAAGCATGGGAATTGAAAGGAACAATGGATCTAAAAGGGACCGTCGATCTACAAAGGGCTGTCGGTCTACAAAGAACACAGCTACACGTCCCTGATTCACGTACTCGTTTCGACTTTGGCGGCGTCATCAAAGAGTACGCCGTCGACCAAGCAGTAGAGATAGGCAAGCAACGTGGTGCAACCTCAATGTTGGTGAACTTTGGCGGAGATATCTATGCGCTAGGCAACAAGCCGGATGGCTCGGCATTTAACATTGCGGTATTGGACCCAAGAGACAACAAAACGCCATTTTTTGCGGTTCCCTTAACCAACGCTGCGCTCACAACTTCGGCTCATAGCGAACGTCAAATGCAATTTGGTGATAAAACCACCTCTCATATTTTGTCGAAGCAAGATGTTGAGAAGAAGATTCTATCGGTTACCGCGATTGCTTCTTCCACATTGGAAGCGGGCGTGCTCAGTACATCACTGACACTGAACCCAAGCATTTCAGTGCCCGAAGATAGTGCTGTTATCTACATCGACGATCAATTACACATTCACCAAAACACGGAGTTTTTGCATTCATGAAAAGCTACCTATTCACGTTAATCTTATTGTTTAGCAGCTTTTTGCATGCTCAAGAAAGTGAGTTTCTTCCCGTTGAAGAAGCCTTCCCTGTCACATGGGAAGCCACAGACCAAGGTGCGATCATCAATTTTGATACTCATCCTGGTTACTATCTGTACCAATCTCGATTCTCATTTAAAGAAGAGTCGTCATTATCGACGCTAGAGCCTCAATACTCGCAGCCAGGTGAAGAAAAACAGGATCCTAACTTTGGTAATGTTGTTGTGTTTCACAAGCCGCTCACCGTTACAGTACCTTACACTGGAAGTGGCAAACTCACCGTGCGTTACCAAGGCTGCGCAGACAAAGGGCTTTGCTACCTCCCACAAAAGTTAGAGCTAGATTTGCCTAAACTGGAAATCTTGATAGCTGATAGCTCATCAAGTTCGCTATATCAAACCTTAGGCGAGATCAGTGAAGACACTAATGGCTTATCTTCATTCCTATCTCAAGCGGGCAAGTTACAAGCTCTCCTTGTATTCTTCTTACTCGGCCTAGGCTTGTCTCTGACGCCATGTGTACTACCGATGATTCCAATTCTAGCCAGCATCATTGGTGGTGAAAAAGAGATGACAGGGAAAAAAGGCACGGCACTCTCAAGTTCTTACGTTCTGGGTATGGCCACCAGCTATGCGATGACAGGGATATTAGTAACGACCTTGGCAAAAGGGATTAACCTTCAAGCCGCGATGCAACAGCCTTGGTTGTTAAGTAGCTTTGCGGCAGTTTTTGTTCTGCTTGCGTTGGCAATGTTCGGATTCTATGAACTCCAACTACCTTCCGCCCTTCAGCAAAAACTCAACAGTGGTTCAGACAAACTTGGCGGCGGCAAGATCGCCAGTGTCTTTGCTATGGGCGCAATCTCAGCCTTGGTGGTATCACCTTGTGTCAGCGCTCCATTGGCTGGTGCGTTGCTGTACGTTTCAACCACTCAAGATTGGATGTTTGGCGGAGCGACTCTGTTTGTTATGGCGCTTGGTATGGGAGTACCGCTTATCGCGATCGGGGCAAGTGGCGGGCGTCTGTTGCTAAGAAGTGGCGCGTGGATGGTATCGGTCAAGCAAGTGTTTGGCGTACTGCTATTGGCTGTTGCTATCGTGCTATTAAGCCGCTTTGTCGCTCCATCGATCATTATGATCTTATGGGCGCTGCTCGCCATCGGTTCTGGTGTACATTTCGGTGCTTTGGAAGCCGCGCAACCGGGTTGGGCTCGTACTCGTAAGTTTTCTGCTTTACTGCCACTGAGTTACGGTTTAATTTTGTTTGTCGGATTTTTCTTAGGTAATACCGACCCTCTGAATCCGCTTGCAAACAGAAAATCAGCTCAACCTATTGCGGCTACTCCCTTTGAAAAAACCGATTCGATTGCTCAGTTAGAGCAGAAGTTACAAGCCGCTGCAAATACCGACCAAAAAGTGCTCGTCGACCTTTACGCGGATTGGTGTATCTCTTGTAAAGTGATTGAAACTAATGTGTTTAATGACCAACAAGTGAGTCAAAAGCTTAAAGAGTGGAAAACCATAAAGCTTGATGTGACAGAAAGCTCTCCAGAGCAAATGGCGTGGCTCAACGATAAAAATGTGTTTGGCCCACCTGCGATTTTCTTTTACTCACCCACAAGCGGAGAGCTAGAGCCTGCGCGAGTGATGGGAGATATTGATAAAGACGGTTTTAATAGCAAACTTAAGCTTGCTAATCAGCTTGCTTACGCAAGCAGCGTACAACCGGATAGTCGCACAAACTAAAGTAAACCATCGATAAAGCCCAAATCGCCCAATCATTGATTGGGCGATTTATTATTAAGCCTGCCGATTCAGACCGCCTATTCTGAACTTTCCAACTGTTCAATAACCATTTGAGTTAGCCGCTCAGTATACGCATTGATCTTCCAGTGTTCTGGGCTCCAGCCTTTTACAAATCGTTGGAAGTCGGCCCATGCCACGTAAAACATTGGTCGCCATGTGGCTTCAACATCATCAAAAGAAAGTTGTGATTGATAGTATGTGAGTGCCTCTTTCAAGTATCGAAAATAAGCCTCTAATATTTCTGATTCAAGCTCTTCGCAATCTTGCGGCCTAACCGCGCTGCTCATAAACAGAGCTACGTCTTTCATCGCACAACCATGACCGACATATTGGAAGTCGACAGCTGCTGCGTTTTGGCTTGCCGAATCAAAACAGAAATTAGCTAGCTTGGCGTCACCATGCACCAAAGTTGGATACGGACACTCTCTGAGTAAACGATCGATGTGTGGCGCTTGATTCTTCAATGGTAAGTCGGCCAACGCGTTTAACTCATCAGGACGTGTTTCTAAATGCCAGTAAGTACCTATTTTCCATAATGATGCAGACTGATCTTGGTCGATATGGATATGCTTCGCATGAAAATTAGCAAGCCACTTTAGGCAGGCATCGCGTTGTTCAACCTCGACGGCAGTGTAACCAAGTACTGGTTCAAGCTGAGTATCTTTAGTAGCCAATTCATCACAAACGGCGAGCACATCAAATTGAGAAGTGAGAGGAAAGCCGATATCAGCAAGGTTTTGCATCACAATCAGCCACTCGTTCTCTTGTAACTCACATTGCAGCCCAACAGGCACAGGACAACGCTCATCCCACTGTTGAGTGAACGATTGATACCAAGCCGTTTCCACTTGGTAAGAGTGCACCTTTCGTTGATGAGATAATTTAGTGTTCCAGCCTTTGGGGTGTTCAGCTTTATCTGGCAATGCGACATGTTTGACGATGACACTGTTTACTGAGGCATTGTTCATCGAGGCACTATTATCTTTAGCAAAGACCAAGCGAACTAACTCGCCATATCCGCCCCACAAGCGTTGAATCACTTGAACATCAAACCCCTGGTGACAGCCAAGTGAGGTTGCAATTTTTTGATAGAGTTCAGGTTGAACAAGGTTTTTTGGCGATATTGATTGAGACATATTACTCGTTGCTAAGCTTTATCAGAGAGAAGATGTGACCACTGTGGCTGCCTATTCATGTAATGCACTACGTAGCTGCAAACAGGAACAATCTTTAAGCCAGCCTGTTCAATTTCAGGTAAGACCGACTCCATCATCACCTTACCAAACCCTTTACCTTGTAGTTCATCAGGAATCCGAGTCGAAGTAATATGTAGGACGTCCCCATCCTTCTGATATTTAACAACAGCGAACTGATTTGGTTCTAGCTCAACCGTAATCTGGCTAGCTTGTTGATCCCATTTTATGGCCTTCATTCTCAACTCCTGCAAATAATTGGTACACCAAACAATAAAAGTTTGAAGTATTAGTTCCTTGTAATAGACTAACGAAAGTGCATATAAATAAAACTAAGTACTTACAAATACAGTCAATAATTTAGAGTTAACTATTTTATATAAAACTAGAAAATAGAAAACTCACTCTATAAATTAATATAAAGTACTCCTGTTAAACCTAGCACGTAATAACACCTTGTTAGCAAGTTACCAAATAACTAACAGACGCATGTTGGCGCATGGAGAAACATAATGAACGCACCACTGAAGAAGCCTTTGGAGCATAATCAGGCACTTCAAGACCCTCGAAATCGCACTATTTCCACGATTAATAGTACCGATGCGTTGGCCATGATTGAACACGGTAGTGAACTGACGTTAAACGTCTCGACTCCGGTTGGCACTAAATTTCTAGCGACTACGAAGTTTATCGGCACACACAGTGAGAACTGTATCTTGGTTGAAGTCCCTGAGATTTCAAGCGATGACCTACGCTTTTTCTTTCAGGAAGGGTTTTGGATGACGGTTAGAGCTTACTCGTTAAGAGGAGAGGGCGCGCTTATTCACTTTAAATGTCAAATTCATCATAATATTGGTGAACCTTTCCCAATTTTGGTGTTATCGACACCAAGTACAATGCAAGTGACTCAACTTCGTAAAGAAACCCGTTATGAAGTCAATTTAGAGTCCAGAATCATCTTCAATGATCAGCGAATGAATTGTGAGATCCGAGACCTATCTAAAAGTGGTTGTCGCTTTGTCACATCGCCAACGTCACGACCTATTCAGATTGCCGATAGAGTGTCTATCGAGATCACGCCTGGAAATTACAACGGCCCATTTATTCCTCCGCTACGAGGCACAGTGTGTAACTTGCAGAAATCGACACACTACGCACGCTACGGTGTAGAGTTTGACGATATCGGCCGTGCCAATGCTAAGAATCTATTGGGTAAACTTAAGTTCGATGGTACCAAGCTTCGTTTACGTAATGCCTAAGTGTCAGCCCTGCTTTAAACATCGCTCTAGGTAGATACAGCTATAAGTCGCTAAAGATTAAAAGAACCCAAACAAAAATAGCCATCGATAATATATCGATGGCTATTTTGTTTTACCTAGAACAAGTTAACGGTTATTTTTCTCGCTGATTTAGGTAGCGCAACCCGCTATTTACGAAGGGCGTTGAGCTTGGCCTGCGCGATACCAAAAATAGTATCGATTGGGTAGCTTCCCTCGTCACTGGCTTCACCTGCGGCTTTGCCCGTGAACAGCTCAATCGCTTCTGTCACATGGTCGATCGCCCAGATGTTGAACTCACCCTTTTCAACCGCTTTGACGATATCACTGCGTAACATCAGGTTGTGAACATTCGAACGCGGGATAATCACCCCTTGCTCGTTTGAACGGCCTTTGATTTCACACACATCAAAGAAACCTTCAATTTTCTCATTCACACCACCAATTGGCTGAGACTCACCAAACTGGTTCATCGAACCAGTAATCGCAATGTCTTGACGATTTGGCTGCTTCGAAAAGGCTGAAACTACCGCACAGAACTCCGCCATACTTGCACTGTCACCATCGACGCCACCATACGATTGCTCAAAGGTGATGTTAGTGGTGAGCGGAACTTTGGCTGTCTTACCAAACACAGAAGAAAGATAAGCAGACAAGATCATCACCCCTTTCGAGTGAATACTGCCACCAAGATCTACGTTTCTTTCGATATCAATCACCTCACCATCGCCATAGGCTGTAGTGGCAGTAATTCGGTTTGGCGCGCCAAACATATGATCGGTTGTGCTTAACACAGATAAAGCATTCACCTGTCCGACAGCCTGACCATCAACGTGTATCAAGGTCGTCCCGTTAGTAAACGTCTCCATTACACTGTCTTGTAATCGACTCACACGCATTTGCTGGTTAGACAATGCTTGGTCTACGTGTGTAGAACGAATCAGATTCGACTTCGCCCCTCTCGCAACATAGTTAGATTCCCGGAGCAGGTTCGCTGTGTGTGCAGAGTGCAAAGACAACTTCCCTTGATCACCCGCCTGACGAGAGCTGTGCTCAATAATGCGAGCTATCGCTTTTCGATCACAATGCAGCATGTTGTTGTCATGCACGATGCTCGAAATGAAACGTGCGTAATGCATCTCAGAATCCGCGGTACGTTTCATCTCATCTTCAAAGTCAGCCGTTACACGGAACAATTCACCAAACTCGGCATCGTAGTGCTGCAACAGTTGGTAAGTACGATAATCCCCAAACAGAATAATTTTCACATCCAGTGGAATCGGTTCAGGATCAAGCGATACTGCGCCCGTTAGGGTCACCTCTTTTTCTAATGAAGCAAAGCTCAATTGACGTGAACGTAACGCACGTTTAAGCCCTTCCCATACATACGGTTGCTCTAACACTTTCACCGCATCCATCAACAATACACCACCATTTGCTCGGTGTAAGCTGCCCGCACGAATCAATGAGAAATCGGTAAATACGGTGCCTTTAAATGTCGCCGTTTCTACATAACCAAACAGAGAGTGATAGTTCGGATTCTCTTCGACTACAATCGGAAGAGACTGCTCTTTTTGGCTGACGATTACGTTAACTTTGTAACGACGTGGCATTTTCTTATCCAGAGAAGCCGTCGCAATTTCAGCTTGCTCAGTGCTCTCTTCTAAGAAAATATCAGCGTTTTCGACAATGTCCTTACGCAGTGCCGTGAGGTACTTTTTGATCTCTGGATATTGGTTGTAATCTTGCTTCAACTGCTTGATAAAGTGGGTAATTACGTCCCTTGCTGTATCATCATTCAGCTTTTGAATTTTCTCTGTGTACGTTTCTTCAAGTTCAGTCAGCTCACGAGAAATAGTTCGTAACCCCACTTCCAATCCATCAATAGTTTTATCGAACTGATCTTGTTCTTCCGGCGAAAGCAAATCGAAGCTCTCTTCGGTATGAAGCTCCTCGCCGTTCATTGCAACAAACTGGTAATCGCCCTGAGTGGTAATCGTCAGGTTAATACCCTTATCTTTCGCTTCTTGGCTTATGTTTTCTAGCGCAGCTTGCTGTTTGGCTGCCAGCTGGTTTTTAAGCCTGTCTGCACGGCTAAAGTACATCTCGTTATCAAACGCAAGAGGCATACCTTTTAGCAATTTACGCATCAATTTTTCGATATCTTGCTTTAAATTGCTGCCGACACCGCTCGGTAACTTGAGCACTTTAGGTGTACGAATGTCTTCAAAATTCGCGATGTAACACCAATCAAAAAGCTCTTCGACTTCTTGAGGGTGACGGTTGAGATAACGCAAGATCATGGTTCGTTTGCCTAGACCATTGCGCCCTATCGCGTAAATGTTGTAACCCTTTTCCTTAATTGACATCGCGAACTCAACGGCTTTCTGTGCCCGTTCTTGTCCGACGATCTCGTCAATTGGAGCCAGTTCTTTGGTCGACTTACATGGTAGCTTCTCTAGCTCTGCTACCTGATACAGCTGTTCTGTATTGAGTCTTTGAATCGCCATCGCCGCCTCCTTAGTCCTTTATTACTTGGGTGTAGATAAAATCAGTGTAGATGTAATTTCCTATAAATTTAGTGACTTACGCTGCACAGCTGTTCAACCGAACAAATAACACACAATTTGAGCCCATTTTACGAATAAAGGACTATTTTAAATACCAACTTAACATGTAAATGATTTTAATTTGCAATTGATAATAAATATCATTAACATTTTCGGATATTATAAATTGAGGATGTGGATATGGAAATTGAACGATGCTGGATGCACTATCTAAAAGCTGAGCAGTTAATGGAACAAGGCCATTGGCCAGAAGCACAGCGTCTTTACGGTGATGTTTTATCTTCTCTTCCTCATCACATCCAAGACGCTGCATACCAAAGCGACATTAAACCCTGTCAATTTGCTTGTCTATTGGCAGGACTAAGAGACGCGAGCGTTGCTCAATCTGAAATTCTTAATCGCCTAGGGCTACAACAGCAAGCCTTCGACACATTGAATCAGTCTTATGCTCTGATGCAATTTATCTCTCTAGAAAACACCGAGCTGATTCAACGTACTTATTCTCTACTGGAGAAGCAGAGTGAAGATTTACTCAATCACTTGATCGCTTTTTGCAGCGCTCAGCGCAGCTCGCATTGGATGCTCGAACTAGAACAAATTCAACGTGCTCATCACCATTTTGGGCAACTTAAAACAACGTCAGAAGTTCAATCTTCACCTAATGTCTTAAATTGATAAGGATATATCATGTCGGACCGGGCCATTCTTAAAGTCAATAACCTCTCCGTTAGCTTCACAACCAATGATGGAATCATTGACGCGGTAAAAAAGGTTAACTTTACCCTTAATTCAAGCGAAACCTTGGCCATTGTTGGTGAATCGGGTTCAGGTAAATCAGTCTCTTCCAATGCTCTTATGCGTTTGCTTCCTGATAACGCGATTATCGATCAACAATCAGAAATCGAGTTTGAGGGGCAATCGATTCTTGGAAAAACCGAACGAGAAATGCAGTCGATTCGTGGCGATAGAATCGGCATGATCTTTCAAGAGCCGATGACCTCTTTGAACCCATATCTGCGTGTGGGCATTCAAGTGGCTGAAGCCATCATGTGTCACCGTAAAGTATCGAAGTCGAAGGCCAAGCAGCGCGTACTTGAGCTGTTTGAACTTGTTCACCTACCAATGCCAGAGCAAGCCTACGCTAAATACCCCCACGAGTTTTCTGGCGGTCAACTACAGCGCATCATGATCGCAATGGCCTTGATTAATGAGCCCGATATATTAATTGCCGACGAACCGACCACGGCATTAGATGTGACCGTTCAGGCTGAAGTGCTTTCTCTGATCAAAGAGATTCAAAGCAAGATGGGG comes from Vibrio bathopelagicus and encodes:
- a CDS encoding FAD:protein FMN transferase; translated protein: MSSNQLFVHRFHAMTVPCEVQILSIDLANFPEASTKEIADEIEQNTRRLEDKYNFYCDDSWLTQCINQRTSCDVELDPESAEVFRHLDRLSQLTFDTFDTTVGSIKHLLKQKPKMSHSHAFQALSSALGKQAWELKGTMDLKGTVDLQRAVGLQRTQLHVPDSRTRFDFGGVIKEYAVDQAVEIGKQRGATSMLVNFGGDIYALGNKPDGSAFNIAVLDPRDNKTPFFAVPLTNAALTTSAHSERQMQFGDKTTSHILSKQDVEKKILSVTAIASSTLEAGVLSTSLTLNPSISVPEDSAVIYIDDQLHIHQNTEFLHS
- a CDS encoding Lon protease family protein translates to MAIQRLNTEQLYQVAELEKLPCKSTKELAPIDEIVGQERAQKAVEFAMSIKEKGYNIYAIGRNGLGKRTMILRYLNRHPQEVEELFDWCYIANFEDIRTPKVLKLPSGVGSNLKQDIEKLMRKLLKGMPLAFDNEMYFSRADRLKNQLAAKQQAALENISQEAKDKGINLTITTQGDYQFVAMNGEELHTEESFDLLSPEEQDQFDKTIDGLEVGLRTISRELTELEETYTEKIQKLNDDTARDVITHFIKQLKQDYNQYPEIKKYLTALRKDIVENADIFLEESTEQAEIATASLDKKMPRRYKVNVIVSQKEQSLPIVVEENPNYHSLFGYVETATFKGTVFTDFSLIRAGSLHRANGGVLLMDAVKVLEQPYVWEGLKRALRSRQLSFASLEKEVTLTGAVSLDPEPIPLDVKIILFGDYRTYQLLQHYDAEFGELFRVTADFEDEMKRTADSEMHYARFISSIVHDNNMLHCDRKAIARIIEHSSRQAGDQGKLSLHSAHTANLLRESNYVARGAKSNLIRSTHVDQALSNQQMRVSRLQDSVMETFTNGTTLIHVDGQAVGQVNALSVLSTTDHMFGAPNRITATTAYGDGEVIDIERNVDLGGSIHSKGVMILSAYLSSVFGKTAKVPLTTNITFEQSYGGVDGDSASMAEFCAVVSAFSKQPNRQDIAITGSMNQFGESQPIGGVNEKIEGFFDVCEIKGRSNEQGVIIPRSNVHNLMLRSDIVKAVEKGEFNIWAIDHVTEAIELFTGKAAGEASDEGSYPIDTIFGIAQAKLNALRK
- a CDS encoding DUF3570 domain-containing protein; its protein translation is MKRIPITLLSAAAVANVALAEDHISVHYLSYEEYDDRVSANDTMVSIEKSIGLDWTLNAEISYDSVSGASPAWGPTTPPASNADQINRALKTQQAQNKTNEVIRAGYDPHRSGYEIQKVGLEDTRKSISLSATYRDTLRNEWTLGGNASQEEDYESLGINAKGLVYADSTKNRSYSLGGSALFDQTQAFGKYSLASSNSQSWEDIFTGSLEAGLSQTFTPNLYSIFTAYTGYRSGYLSNHYLTVLREVDINDDGKIDDDEVFLGQDSRPDTRLSGGINIQAFYSLSDSLKIRPRYKWFMDDWGVMSHQIGGKLSWRVSEWLTLAPGYFWYTQDAADFYRDPSSADPSFASSGYATSDLRLGNFTANAYELGASIKVHKKLRLNALAAYYEQSNGFEAQWWAVGATYEF
- a CDS encoding phosphotransferase, yielding MSQSISPKNLVQPELYQKIATSLGCHQGFDVQVIQRLWGGYGELVRLVFAKDNSASMNNASVNSVIVKHVALPDKAEHPKGWNTKLSHQRKVHSYQVETAWYQSFTQQWDERCPVPVGLQCELQENEWLIVMQNLADIGFPLTSQFDVLAVCDELATKDTQLEPVLGYTAVEVEQRDACLKWLANFHAKHIHIDQDQSASLWKIGTYWHLETRPDELNALADLPLKNQAPHIDRLLRECPYPTLVHGDAKLANFCFDSASQNAAAVDFQYVGHGCAMKDVALFMSSAVRPQDCEELESEILEAYFRYLKEALTYYQSQLSFDDVEATWRPMFYVAWADFQRFVKGWSPEHWKINAYTERLTQMVIEQLESSE
- a CDS encoding GNAT family N-acetyltransferase, whose amino-acid sequence is MKAIKWDQQASQITVELEPNQFAVVKYQKDGDVLHITSTRIPDELQGKGFGKVMMESVLPEIEQAGLKIVPVCSYVVHYMNRQPQWSHLLSDKA
- the dsbD gene encoding protein-disulfide reductase DsbD — translated: MKSYLFTLILLFSSFLHAQESEFLPVEEAFPVTWEATDQGAIINFDTHPGYYLYQSRFSFKEESSLSTLEPQYSQPGEEKQDPNFGNVVVFHKPLTVTVPYTGSGKLTVRYQGCADKGLCYLPQKLELDLPKLEILIADSSSSSLYQTLGEISEDTNGLSSFLSQAGKLQALLVFFLLGLGLSLTPCVLPMIPILASIIGGEKEMTGKKGTALSSSYVLGMATSYAMTGILVTTLAKGINLQAAMQQPWLLSSFAAVFVLLALAMFGFYELQLPSALQQKLNSGSDKLGGGKIASVFAMGAISALVVSPCVSAPLAGALLYVSTTQDWMFGGATLFVMALGMGVPLIAIGASGGRLLLRSGAWMVSVKQVFGVLLLAVAIVLLSRFVAPSIIMILWALLAIGSGVHFGALEAAQPGWARTRKFSALLPLSYGLILFVGFFLGNTDPLNPLANRKSAQPIAATPFEKTDSIAQLEQKLQAAANTDQKVLVDLYADWCISCKVIETNVFNDQQVSQKLKEWKTIKLDVTESSPEQMAWLNDKNVFGPPAIFFYSPTSGELEPARVMGDIDKDGFNSKLKLANQLAYASSVQPDSRTN
- a CDS encoding flagellar brake protein, encoding MNAPLKKPLEHNQALQDPRNRTISTINSTDALAMIEHGSELTLNVSTPVGTKFLATTKFIGTHSENCILVEVPEISSDDLRFFFQEGFWMTVRAYSLRGEGALIHFKCQIHHNIGEPFPILVLSTPSTMQVTQLRKETRYEVNLESRIIFNDQRMNCEIRDLSKSGCRFVTSPTSRPIQIADRVSIEITPGNYNGPFIPPLRGTVCNLQKSTHYARYGVEFDDIGRANAKNLLGKLKFDGTKLRLRNA
- a CDS encoding DUF4266 domain-containing protein; translated protein: MLIKATLLGLLTIPMTANATLELDLSGLGKKPVEQKISDTSGKSDGSIIEEEIISSTVYSSNGSYSNQEAKHATRRNIEMVKPKAKQLVIEEKEPVVNNKPSALAFVDEFLGIEPVKPWEKGTLAQKEMKPGGPVPEFDVFSEKVFAYKQGSVGGSGVGGGGCGCN